The following nucleotide sequence is from Deinococcus proteolyticus MRP.
ATAATCAGCACGGCCACGGTGTGAATCAGTGCCTGTGGCAGCGCCGCTTCTCCGCCCCATATCAGCCAGGCGGCGAAGGTGAGGGCCGCAATGACCAGCACCACCGGCACGAAGGCGGCCACCACCCGGTCGGCCAGCCCCTGAATCGGCGGTTTTTCGCTCTGCGCCTGCTCCACCAGGGCGATGATTTGTGCCAGTGCTGAGGCCGCGCCCACCCGGGTGGCCTCCACCGTCAGCAGGCCGGAGCCGTTCAGGGTGCCGCCGGTCACCTCGTCGCCGGGACCTTTGGCGACCGGCACGCTCTCGCCGGTGAGCATGCTTTCGTCCAGATATGACTCTCCCTGCACGATGACGCCGTCTACCGGCACCTTCTCGCCAGTACGGATCTGCACCCGCTGACCACGGCGCACGCTCTCGGCCGGCACCCGCTGCACCGCGTCTCCTTCCAGAAGCCAGGCTTCGGGGGGGCGCAGTTGCAGCAGCGCCCGCATGGCCCCGCTGGAGCGGCTCTTGGCCAGGCTTTCCAGGTATTTGCCCAGCAGCACCAGCGTGATAACCACGCCGCTGGCCTCGAAATACACGTGCCGGGCAGCAGGCGGCAGCAGGCCGGGCGCCAGGGTGACCAGCGCCGAGTACGCAAAGGCCGCCGTGGTGCCTATCATGACCAGGGTGTTCATGTCAGGACTGCCATGGCGCAGCGCTCCCCAGCCGGCGCGGTAAAAGCGTCGCCCCACCCAGAACTGCACCGGCACCGCCAGTGCCAGCATCAGCCAGTTCAGCGTGCCTTCGCCCACTGTACTCAGCAGCCAGTGGTGCAGCGGCGGGTATAGCATCGGCCCCATGCTCAGCAGAAACAGCGGCACGGCGAAGGCTGCGCTTCGGCCCAGGTCACGCCTCAGCCCAGCGCTGGCCCGTTCCTGCGGGTCCGCTGCTGGGCCAGCGCTGGCCCCGGCCATGCTTGGTCGCTCCGTCCCGTAGCCGGCAGCTTCCACGGCGGCGTACAGGTCCTCGGCGCTCGACACGCCAGGCAGATAGCGCACGCTGGCCCGCTCAGTGGCCAGGTTCACACTGGCGTCCAGCACGCCGGGTGCCTTTTTCAGGGCGCGTTCTACCCGGCCCACACACGCGGCGCAGGTCATCCCGGTGACCCCGAAGTCGGCTGCGGCAGTCTCCACGCTATAGCCTGCCTGCTGTACCGCCTAGACCAGCTGCTCAGGGGCGACCGCTGCCGGGTCATAGTGGACATTGGCTGCCTCGGTGGCCAGGTTGACCTGGGCTTCTTCTACACCCGGCACTTTCTGTAGGGCCCGCTCCACCCGGCCCACACACGCGGCGCAGGTCATGCCCTCTACCGGAAGTCGCAGTTCCTTCGCTGTCATGCTTTTTAGCCTACCCCCCTGGGGAGGGTAGAGAATTAAAGCTGTCTTCATCCATCTCTTTCCGTGCCCCACTGCGTAGAGCTATGCTGACTCCATGACCCAAATCCAGAACAATCAGATGATGACCGAGCTGAACATTGAGGGCATGAGCTGCGGCCACTGCGTCGCGGCGGTGGAAAAGGCGCTACGCGGGGTACCGGGGGTAGAGCTGGTCACGGTCAGCCTGGAAGAGGGCAGGGCGGCGGTCCAGGGCAATGCTGAGCAGGCGGCCATGATTGCGGCTGTGGCAGAAGAAGGCTATGTCGCCACTCCCGCCGGCATGGCGCGTCACAGCTGAAGGTGTCTGGAGAAAAAGGGGCTGGGGCTGCGGCTGGGGAAAAGCGGGCTGGGGACGCTCCCCCTCACTGCACGGCCGGACCGCTCTGTATGCCGCAAGCCGAGCGGCTGGCCGCCCGCCGCCGCCTCAGTGTGGCGCAGGGACATCTGCAGAGCATCGTGAAGATGCTCGACGACCCGGAGGTGTACTGCATGGACGTGCTACGGCAAATCAAGGCAGTGCAGGGTGCTCTGGACGGTGCCGGTAGCGTCGTTCTGCGCGGCCACCTGCACGCCCATGTGGCAACTGCCAGTGAACGCGGCGACAGTGCCGAAATCGTCGAGGAGCTGATGCAGGCGCTGAAATACCGTTAGGTGGCGCTCAGGTGGTGGGGCCATAGGCGGCAAGCTGTTCCTATGGCCCTGCTGTGGCCAGTTGCGGTTTGGCTTCATTTTATAAACCGCTTTACCTCTTGAATCCCTGCTGAAGATGTGGCATGCTGGGCCAGTCTCAAATAGGTGTGATAACACCTGCTTCCCATTTGCCTCTATTCACCAAGGAGTTCACCGATGGCCCCCAAAATCCTGATTGCCTACTACACCACCTACGGCACCAACTACGCGATGGCCAAAGAAGCCCAGGCAGCCGCCGAAGCGAAGGGAGCCGAAGTGCGCCTGCGCAAGTTCCCCGAAACGGCTCCCCAGAGTGTGATTGATGGTCAGGCCGCCTGGAAAGCCATGCAGGACCAGACGGCCGACGTGCCGGAAGTGTCGCATGACGACATGCGCTGGGCCGAGGGCTATCTGCTCAGCGTGCCGACCCGCTACGGCAACGTGCCCAGTCAGGCGCAGGCCTTTATCGACACCCTTGGGGGTCTGTGGGCCGAGGGCGCGCTGGCCAACAAGACCTTCAGCGCCATGACCTCAGCGGCCAACAATCACGGCGGTCAGGAAATGACCCTGCAAGGCCTCTACGTGATGGCTGCCCACTGGGGTGACGTGATCGTGCCTCCCGGCTTCACCTCCGATGTCGTCTCCAAAGCTGGAGGCAACCCTTACGGTGCAAGCGTGACGGCGGGCGGTGACCTGTCTGAAGAGAAGAAAGCGGCCATCCGCCACCAGGCTGAGCGGTTGGTGGAGTTCACAGAGCGGCTGACCCGCTGATACGGCTGACTGCGGAACCGCCGGCCCTTTACACTGACTGTCAGTGTGAGCACTGAAGCGGCTCTCATACGGTCGGAAGCACCGGGTGAGCGCACGACGTAGTGGCAGCTGCTTTTCCCCTTCCATTTCCGAGTGAAATGGGAGGGCTTTTGCGGGCAGCACAAAACCGCTAAGCGCCTTTACTTTTCTATCACCCTCCAGCTGGCCCCCCGGTTAGGGTAAGGCAAGAGGCGCAGTTGCTTGCGTGTCCCTTTCCCACGTTCTGTGCTGCTTCTCAGCCGCTGTTCTCTGGAGGAACCCATCATGCCCAAGTCAGAAACCAGCCAGCCTGCCGCCTCCGTGCGGCATGACCCTTCCGACCCTATCCATAATCAGGACAAGGCCCACACCAACGCCAAATCCGACGACCTGGCCCGTGATACGGCCCCCCGCAGCGAACAGGACCGCCTGACCGACAACTTCGGCCATGCCATCAGCGACGACCTGAACTCGCTCAAGGCCGGCGTGCGTGGCCCCACCCTGCTGGAAGACTACCTGCTGCGCGAGAAGATTCACCACTTCGACCACGAGCGTATTCCCGAGCGTATCGTGCACGCACGCGGTTCGGCGGCACACGGCTACTTCGAACTGACCGAGTCGCTGGAGCAGTACACCACCGCCCGGGTGCTGACCGAAGTGGGCAAGCAGACCCCGGTGTTTACCCGCTTCTCCACCGTGGCCGGTTTCCGTGGTTCGGCGGACACCCCCCGCGACGTGCGCGGCTTCTCGGTGCGGTTCTACACCGACGAAGGCAACTGGGACATTGTGGGCAACAACATCCCGGTGTTCTTTATTCAGGACGCCATCAAGTTCCCGGACCTGGTGCACGCCGTCAAGCCCGAGCCGCACCATGAAATGCCGCAGGCCGCCAGCGCCCACGACACCTTCTGGGATTTCATCAGCCTGACGCCCGAGTCCATGCACATGATCATGTGGCAGATGTCGGACCGCACCCTGCCCCGCTACTTCGACACCATGGAGGGCTTCGGCGTCCACACCTTCCGCCTGATTAACGCCCAGGGCCAGAGCACCTTCGTAAAGTACCACTGGAAGCCGGTCAACGGCGTGCACTCGCTGGTCTGGGACGAGTCGCAGAAGATTATGGGCAAGGACCCCGATTTCCAGCGCCGCGCCATGTGGGAAACCATTGACCAGGGCGGCACGCTGGAATGGGACCTGGCCGTGCAGCTGTTTACTCAGGAAGAGGCCGACGGCTGGGACTTCGACATTCTGGACGCCACCAAGATCATTCCCGAAGAGCTGGTGCCGCTCAAGGTCATCGGCCGGATGGTGCTGAACCGCAACCCCGACAACTTCTTCGCCGAGACCGAGCAGGTCGGCTACAAGCCCACCAACCTGGTGCAGGGCATGGATTTCACCAACGACCCGCTGATGCAGGGCCGGCTGTTCTCCTACCTGGACACCCAGCTGATCCGCTTGGGCGGGCCGAACTGGCAGCACCTGCCTATCAACCGCCCGCTGAACCCGGTCGCCAACAACCAGCGCGACGGCTTCATGCGCCACGTCATCAACCCGGGCCGCGTGTCGTACCACCCTGCTTCGCTGGACGGCGGCTCCCCGCAGGAAGTGCCCCGCGATCAGGGCGGCTTCGTGAGCTACCCCGAGCCCATCAGTGGCGAGAAGCTGCGCAAGCGGGCCGAGAGCTTCGGTGACCACTACGGTCAGGCGCGCCTGTTCTGGAACTCGCTGGAGCCCATTGAGCGTGAACACCTGTGCAAGGCGCTGCAGTTCGAGCTGAGCAAGGTGGAAACCCGCCACGTGCGTGTGGCGATGCTGGATCATCTGGAACAGATTCATCCGCTGCTGGCCTCGCAGGTGGCTGTGGCCCTGGGCGAAGCTCCCCGCGCGGACGAGGTGGTCAAGCCTGGCGGAACCGCGGACTGTGCCGAGGAGATGCAGCTGCTGGCCAAGGCCGAAGCGGCTCCTACGGCCTCGGGCGGCCTGAGCAAGTCCAAGGGACTGAGTATGGAAGCCCAGCCGCCGAAGGGTATCCGTAACCGCATGGTGGCGATTCTGGCCGCCGACGGAGTGGACGGTGCTCAGGTGGACGCCATCAAGCAGGCACTGGAAGCCGAGGATGCCAAGGGCGAGGTCCTGGGACAGCACCTGGGTATGCTGGACGGCGGCGCCGAAGCCAAAAAGACCATCAGCAACTCCCATATGGTGTTGTTCGACGCTGTTATCGTGCCGGGCGGTGCCCAGAGCGTCGCCGCGCTGCTGGAAGACGGCGACGCCCATGCCTACCTGCTGGAAGCTTACAAGCACGGCAAGCCCATCGCCGCTTACGGCGAAGGTCAGCAGCTTCTGCAGGGTTCCGACCTGGCCGCGCTGGTGGGTGACCTCAGCGGCATGAAAGCCCTGGGAATTCTCAGCGCCGACGCTCCCGATATGGCCGAATTTGTGCAGACGCTGGCCCAACACCGTTTCTGGGGCCGGCCTAAATTGAAGCGCCTGAGCAACTGAGCCTCAAGCCATTTTCCTGATTGCGCCTTACTGTGGACGGATTCCCAGCGAATTCGTCCACAGTTTTTTTCTGCCAGCGGGCCGTCCTTTGCCGGGCACCGGGATCCGACATCAAGGCTGGTCAGCTGCGCCTGTCTCGTCAGAAAAGGGGGCTATGTCAGAATGTTTTCGTATGATGTGGAGCAGCAATCCTCATCTCACGATGTAGGTCTTGAAAGGTAAACAGGTAACTTGTGACTCAATCTCATGAACAGGAACTAGACCTCACGACCCTATGGCACCGTCTGAAACGTGCACTTCCTTGGATTCTTGCCCTTAGCCTCGCGCTGGCAGGCCTGACCTATTTCTGGTCGCGCTCCAAGCCGGCCGTGTACGAGGCGCAGGCCTCCTTGCTGGTGACTGGCGGGTCGGCTCAGGCGGCGGACAGCGTGTTGGGAGAGGCTTTGGTCAAAGCACCTCCTTTGCCCGAAGGTGCCGTAGCCCAGGCCCTGCAAAGTACCTCGGTCATGGGACCACTGACGGCCAGGATTGCCCAGAATGCTGCTATCCCTGAGCCGGAGCAGCAGAGGCTGATCGAGAACCTGCAGACCGAATTGGCTGAGCGCAGCATGGAGACGGTGCGGCTCACTTCAAGGCTCGACCTTTACGGGAACGGCATCTATACCGTAGCGGGCCGTGCCAATACCCCCGAAGCGGCGCGGACCCTGGCGAATTTGGCTGCCCAGTCGCTGCTGGAATGGGACAAGGACCGCGCTCTGGCCAGTGTTCGGCAGGCTCAGCAGGGCTTTGAGGCGCAGCTGAGTCAGGTAGAAGCTGAACTGAAAGCTGCACGGGCCGGAAGTCCGGAAAGGTCGCTGCTGGCGTCCCGGCAGACTGCCTTGCAGCAGAGCCTGACCCAGGTCGGTATCTTGGAGCAGTCGATTTCAGGAGTGTTGCAGCCGCTCTCGGAAGCCATTACTCCGCTGTCCCCCGTGGAGCCCCAACCCGTAAGGAATGCTGCGTTGGCAGGTATCGCCGGTCTGCTGCTGGGCCTGGGGTTCGCCACACTGATGGCCGTGGCGGACCGCAAGGTGCGCAGTGAGGACGACCTGCTCGACCTGGGCCTGCCTACCCTGGCCAGCCTGCCCAAATTGCGCCAGCGTGACGTCATGATGCGGGGTATGGTACGGGCCGCCAGGCAAGCCGGGCTGTACGAAGCCATTGGCTTCCTGCGCGTGAACCTGCTTTCCGCGCTGCAAGGTGTCGAGCGCCCGGTGATTATGGTGACCAGCTCCGCGCCCGGTGAAGGCAAATCCAGTGTCACGGCAACGCTTGCGGACGCACTGGCTGGTACCGGCAAAAAGGTCTTGATTATAGATGCTGACCTGCGCCGCGGCACCCAGGTCCAGGTCTGGCAGAAGTACCTCAACGGGTCTGTTCCCACCTGGACTTCGATGATAGGAGAAAACGGCGCGCAGGATACGCCCAGTGCGCTGCGGGACCCCTACAACGTTCAGGTGCTGGCCACCGAGGACAATGTTCACCTGTTGCCAGCCGGTCAGGGCATGCAGGACAGCCTGGGGGCCCTGAACGCTGCACAGCTGTCCGAGGCCATTGGGCTGTGGCGCTCGCGGTACGACCTGATTCTGATTGACAGTGCTCCGCTGCTTGCCCTGGCGGACGGCCTGGTGCTCGGTAAGGTGGCCGACGGTGTGGTGCTGGTGACGGAATCCGGACAGACTGACTTGCGGGCCATCCGGAATTCCGTTCGCCGGGCCGAGCGCGCTGGGCTGAACCTGCTGGGCTTCGTCATCAACAAGCAGAGCCAAAGTGCGGAGAGCAGCTACTCCTACTCCTACTCCTACAGTCCCAAGAGCCGAGCGGAAGGATAAAATCCGCTTTTTGCGGACCAGACCCAAGTGCTGAACTTACTGAGACATCCGTTCGTTGCCCTGATTTCGGCCAACTTCTTTAAGATTGCAGGTGTCCTGCTGATCAATAAGGTGGCAGCTACTGTGCTGTCACCGGATGATTTCGGTGTGTTCGGGCAGTTCGTCGCCGTGTCTGCCATCGTCAACATGCTGTCTTCGGCTGGACTGAACAACGCGGTGATTCGCGACGTTTCGGCCGCAGATGAGCAGGAGCGCGAGCAGACTGGTCTGGAATACTTCTGGACCGCCCTGCTGTTTTCCGTGCTGGCCGGGGCAGTCTTTCTGGGGCTCTATCCGTTCTTTGGCCATTCCTGGCTGGGCACAGAACGGCTGACCCTGCCGGTCATGTTGCTGGCCCTGAGCATCCCCGCCTTCTCCTTTTACACCTTCGCGTTGTCCTACCTGAGCGGCAGCGGGCAGCAGCGGCGCAACGCCACCTTGCAGGTTTACGGCGTGCTGGCCGGTGTGGCGGCGTTCGGAGCCTGCGTGACTTTTCTGCCGGGCCTGGTTGGCCTCAGCCTGGGCTATCTGCTGTTCTTGCTGGGACCCGCTGCCGTCATGTTTGTGGCGCGGCCGTTGCCGCTGCGCTGGCAAAGGTTGACCTGGGACTCCCTCCGGCGCAAGCTGGGCGACTCGGCTGCCATGTTCTCGGCCATCTTGTTTTTGCCGGCCGTGCTGGTCCTGGCCCGCAGTCGGCTGGCAGCCGGTGCAGGTTGGGACACGGTCGCCATGTGGCAGGTGTTGTCCCGGCTGTCCGATGTCTACATGCAGATTTTCGCCATCTATTTCACGCACTTTTTTATGCAGCGGCTACACGCAGTAGATGACGAACGGCCTTTGCTAAAGCAAGCAGCGCTATTGAACCTGGGAGCCATGGCCGGGGTGGGGCTGCTGTTTTATCTTTTTTATGACCTGGCCGTACAGCTATTGTTTACGGTGGATTACCTATGGGGCCGTGAATTCGTGCCCTGGCAGGTGGGGGTAGACAGCCTCAAAGTGCTGACTATGGTCTTGATGTACACCTTCATTGCTCACCGGCGGTTCAAATCGTATATCGCGATGGAACTCGGGCAGGCGGCGTTGCTGCTGCTGCTGATCACCCAGACCCCGCTGGGAAATTCGCTAGAAGGATTGTACCAAGCTCTATTTCTCAGCGCTGCGTTGGGTCTGGCCATAGCGGCAGGGCTGCATTTCAAAGGGAGAACACAATGAACATTGCAATGGTGGTTGCCAAATACGACGAAACCGGGTCGTCGCCCTACCTCACCAACGAGCTGGCCGACGCCCTGACTGTGCGGGGGCACCATGTCACCGTGCTGTACGTGGACTGGGAGGCTGAAGCCGAGCCGAAGGTGAAGTACCGGGAGGGGCAGACCTTACATGTGGACCGTACCATGCCCAGAGGTAAGGGCCTGGTCGCAATGGCCCGCAAGTGGTCCCTGGCGCCGCTGAAGTACCTCTCGTTCGGGCAGGCGCTGAGTAAACGGTACGACCTGGCCATCTACTATTCGCCGCTGTTCGTCGCCTATCCACTGATTGCCCTGAACCGCTTGAAAGCCCGGCGCAAGCTGGCCGTGTACTGGGACTTTTTCCCGTATCACCAAGTTGAGCTGGGCATGATTCCGCGTGGCCCTATCGAGAAGGGGTTGCATGCCGCCGAGCTGCACCTGCTGCGGCAGATGGACGTGATTGGGCTGATGTCGCCGAAGAACCGCGAGTCGTTCAGGCGAGTATTCGGCTGGAAAGATGATTCGCGGCTGCGGCTGCTGCCTATCTGGGGTGGCAGCGAACGGCTTCCCTTACGCGAACCCGACGCTCAGAAATACTGCGTGTTCGGCGGCCAGCTGGCACCAGGGCGCAACATCGAAGCCCTGGTGCGGGCGGCCGAGTTCCTGCCCGCCGACATCGAGTTACGAATCTATGGACGTGGGCCACTGCAACCGGCGCTGGAAGCTTTAATTCGTGAGCGTGGACTGAAGAACGTCCGGCTGATGGGTCAGGTGAGCCGTGAGCAGTATCAGCGTGAAATTGCCGGGGCCTGGCTGGGCCTGATCATCACCGACCCGAACGCGAAGACCGATTCTTTCCCGTCCAAGGTGATCGACTATTTCCGGGTGGCGCTGCCGGTGCTGGCCATCACCGAGGAGGGTTCCGATTTCGGCAGCTTCGTGCAGGAGACGGCGCAGGGTGGGCGCAAGCTGCACAGCGACGACCCGCAGCAGATTGCCGCGGCCATTGCTGAGATGGTAGCCACCCCGCAGCGGAGCGAGTGGGGCCGCAGCGGACACGCCTACTACTACGCCCACATGACGGCGGACCGGATTGCCGAACAGGTCGAGGAAATGGCACAGGCAGGCCTGGAGAGCGCGCAGTGACGCAGCTGCGCCGCACGCCCGTCCGGCTCCCTAGCGATTCTGCCGGTTCGCCGCGCTTGCCGTCCCGCGCAGCGGACACTGCGGGCCAGCGTAATCTGGGCAAACTGTACCTGCCTTATCTGGTATTTGCCCTGTTCAATGTGGGCACCTATCTGGCGTTCCTGTACGGTCCTTTTGCCTGGCCTATCCGCAACGCCGGGCTGATGTCCGGCCTGCTCACGGCGTTCTTCGTGTTCTATACCGCCGGGTACGTCTTTGGCGCTCAGCGCCAGGTGGGCCGGCCGGGCCGCGAGGTGACGGACTGGGTTGTGCGCCACCTGGGCGTCCTCCTGCTCGTAGGTGTCCTGGTTTTCGCGGCCTCCATCTACGTCTACACTGGCGAGTTCTTCTGGAATACAGCCCGAATTTTTGGGGACCAGCAAGAAAACTACTACGACACCCTGCGTTACGGCGAAACGTCCAGCAGCCTGCTGAACGCACCATTTGTCCTGCTCAAAATTGTCCTGCAGCCCCTGATTACCCTGGGTCTGATTTACGCCACCATGAACTTCCGGCGGCTGAAGCCCTGGGAAAAGGGTGCGCTGCTCGCGGTGTACCTGTTCTGGGTGCTGTTTTCGGTGTTCCGGGGAACCGACAAGGAAATCTTCGACATCGCCGTGATTTTCCTGACTGCGACGGCCGTGAACTACTACCGCTCGCTGACCGGCCGGGTCAGCCTGGCGCAGTTGGCCCGCAGCCTGCTGTTCGTCACTCTTGCCGTGGTGACGCTGGTGGGTTTTTTGAGCGTGTTCTCGCAGCGCAAGCTGACCCGGACCGGGGGCCAGACCAACATTTGCGTGATAGAAGCCGGAGTCTGTGCACGCGGAACCGACACGCCGCTGGGCTACGTTTACGGCCTGACTGTCGCTTACGCCACACACGGCTATTACGGCATGAGCCTGGCCCTGCAGGAGCCGTTCAATACCACCTTTCCTTTTGGCAATGCCCCCGCCCTCAAACCGCTCTCGGACGCCGTAATGGGCGAAGAGTATCTGGAGCACAGTTACCCCAACAAGATTGACCGCCGTGGCTGGGACAACGGCGTGCGCTGGTCGACCGCCTACACGTCCTGGGCCAGCGATATCAGCTTCTGGTTGGTCCCGTTCGTGATGTTCCTGGTGGGTCTGGTCACGGCGCTGTCCTGGAAGGACGCTGTGCTAAACGAATCCCTGCTCGCCACGGCCGTATTCAGCTTCATGACCACCATGTCGCTGTTTCTGTCGGCCAACAACCAGGTCGGTATTGCCCTGGATTCCCTGAGCGCCTTTATCGTCATTACCCTGGTCTGGCTGGTGACCCGTACCTACCGGCTGCGTCTGCGGGGACATTAATTTCCCCGTGCGTGACGATGCGTTGTAAAGAGTGGGATATGTTGAAATTGGAGGAAATGACCCGTGACTAATCTACAGGATATGGCTGGCAAGACGGTTCTGATTACCGGCGGCACCGGCTCTTTCGGCAATGAACTGCTGCAGCTCATCAAAGACAGCGATGTTAAGGAAATCCGCGTATTCAGCCGTGACGAGCTGAAGCAGGAGCACATGCGGGTCCGCATGAAGAACCCCAAGGTGAAGTTCTACATCGGGGATATTCGTGACCGCGCTTCAGTGGACCAGGCAATGGCCGGTGTAGACCTGGCGTTTCATGCGGCGGCGCTCAAGCAGGTGCCCAGCTGCGAGTTCTTTCCCATGCAGGCTGTGCTGACCAATGTGGTGGGGTCACACAACGTCATCGAGTCGGCCATCGACCATGGCGTGGGGTCACTGGTGTGCCTGAGTACCGACAAGGCCGTGCAGCCGGTGAACGCCATGGGCATGACCAAGGGGCTGATGGAAAAAGTAGCCACCGCCGCCGCTCGCCGCCTGGTGGGGACCGAGGGAGCGACCACCATTTCCAGCGTGCGCTACGGCAACGTGATGTATTCGCGCGGCTCGGTGATTCCGCTGTTTATCGAGCAAATCAAGGCGGGCAAGCCCCTGACCGTCACCGACCCCAACATGACCCGCTTCCTGCTCTCGCTGCGCAGCGCCATTGACCTGGTGCTGTTCGCCTTCGAGCACGCGCAACAGGGGGACATTTTCGTGCGTAAGGCTCCCGCCAGCACGGTGGCCGACCTGGCCCAGGCGCTGGTCAACCTGTTTGAGGCCGATGTGCCGATTGAAGTGATCGGAACCCGGCATGCCGAGAAGCTGTTCGAGGTGCTGGCTTCCTCTGGCGAGATTGCCCAGAGTGAGGACATGGGCGACTACCTGCGGGTCCGCATGGACGTGCGCGACCTGAACTACGCCAAGTACTTCAGCGAAGGGAACCGCGAGGAAATTTTCCTGGAGGACTACCACTCGCACAACACCGAGCGCCTGAACGTCAAGCAGGTGGAAGAACTGCTGCTGACGCTGCCCGCTGTGCAAGCTGAACTGGCCGCCTGGAGAGCCAAGCGATGAAAGTGGTGGTGACCGGCGCTCATGGGATGCTGGGCACCCATCTGCGGGCTTACCTACGGGCTTTTGAGGAGGTGGAAGTCGTTCCTGTGGGCCGCGAAGAGTTCGCTGGTTCCGCGCGGCTGGCTGAAAGCGTGCGTAACGCAGACGTGGTCTTCCACTTGGCCGGCATGAACCGTGGCGACGAGCAGGAAGTGGCCCGCACCAACGTAGCCCTGACGGAGCAGCTGGTGGCCGCCCTGGAAGAGGCGGAGAGCCGGGCGCATGTGCTGTTTTCGTCCTCCACCCACATCGAGCGCGACACGCCCTACGGTCAGTCCAAGCGCCGCGCTGCCGAGGTGCTGGAAGCTTGGGCGCAGGCCAGCGGCGGCAAGTTCACCAACGTGGTGCTGCCCGGTGTGTTTGGCGAAGGTGGCAAGCCCTTTTACAACTCGGTGGTCGCGACCTTCTGCCATCAGCTGGCTGCCGGCGAGGAACCCAGCGTGGACAGTGACGCTCCTATCGAGCAGATTCACGCGCAGGAAGCCTCGCGGCGGATGTGGCGGATGGTGCAAGAAGGCCAGACCGGCACTGTGAGGGTAGAGGGCACGCAGCTGACGGTGCGCGGTCTGCTGGAGACGCTGCAGGAAATGCGCCGCACCTACGCAGAACACATCATCCCTGACATCAGCGACCCGTTCCGGCGCGACCTGTTCAACATGTACCGTTCGTACCTGTACCCACAGCACTACCCGGTGGCCCTCAAGCTGCACACCGACCTGCGCGGCAGCCTGTTTGAAGCCATCAAGAGCCCCAGCGGTGGGCAGACCTTCATGTCCACCACCCACCCCGGCATCACCCGTGGCAACCACTTTCACACCCGCAAGGTGGAACGTTTCCTGGTGTCGGGCGGCGAGGCGGAAATTCGGCTGCGGCACATCTTCGGTGACGAGGTACAGGTCTTCCGCGTGTCGGGCGACCAGCCGTCCTATGTGGATATTCCCACGCTGCATACCCACAACATCACCAACGTGGGTGACAGTACCCTGCTGACCATGTTCTGGACCAACGAACTGTTCGACCCGGCCAACCCCGACCAGGTTATGGAAATGGTGGAACCTCAATGAGCGAAACGAATCCTGTCAAGAAGCTGAAAGTCATGAGTGTGGTGGGTACCCGTCCGGAAATCATCCGGCTGTCGCGGGTGCTGGCGCGGCTTGACCAGTACACCGATCACGTCATCGTTCACACCGGTCAGAACTACGACTACGAGCTGAACGAAATTTTCTTCCGTGACCTGGGCGTCAAGAAGCCCGACCACTTTCTGAATGCTGCCGTCGGCACCGCTGCCGAGACCATCGGCAACATTCTGATCAAGGTGGACGCGGTGATGGCCGAGGAGCAGCCCGACGCCGTCCTGATTCTGGGCGACACCAACTCGTGCCTGTCGGCTATTCCGGCCAAGCGGCGCAAGATTCCTATCTTCCATATGGAGGCCGGGAACCGCTGCTTCGACCAGCGGGTGCCGGAGGAAACCAACCGCCGTATCGTGGACCACACCGCCGATATCAACCTCACCTACAGCGATATTGCCCGCGAGTATCTGCTGCGCGAGGGCATGTCGCCCGACCGCGTCATCAAGACCGGCAGCCCGATGTTCGAGGTGCTTAACCACTACCTGCCGCAAATTGAGGCCTCGGATGTGCTGGAGCGCCTGAAC
It contains:
- a CDS encoding metal-sensitive transcriptional regulator; the protein is MPQAERLAARRRLSVAQGHLQSIVKMLDDPEVYCMDVLRQIKAVQGALDGAGSVVLRGHLHAHVATASERGDSAEIVEELMQALKYR
- the wrbA gene encoding NAD(P)H:quinone oxidoreductase type IV, with product MAPKILIAYYTTYGTNYAMAKEAQAAAEAKGAEVRLRKFPETAPQSVIDGQAAWKAMQDQTADVPEVSHDDMRWAEGYLLSVPTRYGNVPSQAQAFIDTLGGLWAEGALANKTFSAMTSAANNHGGQEMTLQGLYVMAAHWGDVIVPPGFTSDVVSKAGGNPYGASVTAGGDLSEEKKAAIRHQAERLVEFTERLTR
- a CDS encoding CopZ family metallochaperone — its product is MTQIQNNQMMTELNIEGMSCGHCVAAVEKALRGVPGVELVTVSLEEGRAAVQGNAEQAAMIAAVAEEGYVATPAGMARHS
- a CDS encoding catalase, whose amino-acid sequence is MPKSETSQPAASVRHDPSDPIHNQDKAHTNAKSDDLARDTAPRSEQDRLTDNFGHAISDDLNSLKAGVRGPTLLEDYLLREKIHHFDHERIPERIVHARGSAAHGYFELTESLEQYTTARVLTEVGKQTPVFTRFSTVAGFRGSADTPRDVRGFSVRFYTDEGNWDIVGNNIPVFFIQDAIKFPDLVHAVKPEPHHEMPQAASAHDTFWDFISLTPESMHMIMWQMSDRTLPRYFDTMEGFGVHTFRLINAQGQSTFVKYHWKPVNGVHSLVWDESQKIMGKDPDFQRRAMWETIDQGGTLEWDLAVQLFTQEEADGWDFDILDATKIIPEELVPLKVIGRMVLNRNPDNFFAETEQVGYKPTNLVQGMDFTNDPLMQGRLFSYLDTQLIRLGGPNWQHLPINRPLNPVANNQRDGFMRHVINPGRVSYHPASLDGGSPQEVPRDQGGFVSYPEPISGEKLRKRAESFGDHYGQARLFWNSLEPIEREHLCKALQFELSKVETRHVRVAMLDHLEQIHPLLASQVAVALGEAPRADEVVKPGGTADCAEEMQLLAKAEAAPTASGGLSKSKGLSMEAQPPKGIRNRMVAILAADGVDGAQVDAIKQALEAEDAKGEVLGQHLGMLDGGAEAKKTISNSHMVLFDAVIVPGGAQSVAALLEDGDAHAYLLEAYKHGKPIAAYGEGQQLLQGSDLAALVGDLSGMKALGILSADAPDMAEFVQTLAQHRFWGRPKLKRLSN
- a CDS encoding tyrosine-protein kinase domain-containing protein, with product MTQSHEQELDLTTLWHRLKRALPWILALSLALAGLTYFWSRSKPAVYEAQASLLVTGGSAQAADSVLGEALVKAPPLPEGAVAQALQSTSVMGPLTARIAQNAAIPEPEQQRLIENLQTELAERSMETVRLTSRLDLYGNGIYTVAGRANTPEAARTLANLAAQSLLEWDKDRALASVRQAQQGFEAQLSQVEAELKAARAGSPERSLLASRQTALQQSLTQVGILEQSISGVLQPLSEAITPLSPVEPQPVRNAALAGIAGLLLGLGFATLMAVADRKVRSEDDLLDLGLPTLASLPKLRQRDVMMRGMVRAARQAGLYEAIGFLRVNLLSALQGVERPVIMVTSSAPGEGKSSVTATLADALAGTGKKVLIIDADLRRGTQVQVWQKYLNGSVPTWTSMIGENGAQDTPSALRDPYNVQVLATEDNVHLLPAGQGMQDSLGALNAAQLSEAIGLWRSRYDLILIDSAPLLALADGLVLGKVADGVVLVTESGQTDLRAIRNSVRRAERAGLNLLGFVINKQSQSAESSYSYSYSYSPKSRAEG